aaaaatacagGCACATTAGCctcaggtacatgtacattgtattacTTTTATCATCAAAGTAAGAACATTATAAATAATTGTCATAAAAGGTACATTCTGTGAATGGACTGGAACAGACCAAAATCAAAAGTAAATAGattgaaataaaattatctGTAATCTAAAGACTATTGTTCGACATTGTGGCATTTTTTGGAAATCAGAGTACAGATTCATGGTGATTCTCAAGAGCTTTGCCCTTTGTTGTATGAAATGTTATTGCATGATTACAGTGTGTAACAGTGGTTCCCatgttgataataattattatctatTGGGTAAAATTATTCTCTAGAGAGAGGAAATTTGAAATCATTTAATTTTGGTAACACAAAGGCACATtcaataatattcttttttattcgttcaaaatatttccctgtttctgattggttaaaaccacatgcatcattcaccataaccagctgctgttcaacaaatttcgaaagaaacttcatcatacatgtattgaatcaatgacatcaaaagtgcagccccctgcagattattgaaccgatgacatcaaaatgacatcaaaagtgcagcccgctgcaaattattgaaccgttgaccgaaaaaagctggggacgagattgtgttatttttgttgagcaggaaaatggctgcgagtaggtttagaagtgtgagcgaagaaaatattttgaatgaataataaagcaattattgaattcggctttcgtagaatatgaagaattctgcagatctcggaggatgttatccacctcggccttcagCCTTGGTAAATAACatcctcctcgacctgcagaattcttcatatcctactcagcctcatttaATAATTGCTTATTATACCTATTTTCTTATGATTAAAATTTATGCACTAGATAATTTACTATTGTTGGTTTTGGGTCATCTATTGATAACTTTAGGATTTTTTGATAGTAACGACAATAAATATATGATTTTGATAGGTTGACGAcattttttattataaaaaagTACTGTCAAATGACAAAATCTTGacaaatttcattggctaattgTGTTTTGCattcttgtttacaaaaattaatatcaaaTGATTACTAATTTctgacaaataaataataataataattataatataataataatattattattatcattattattatttatattactataaattattattattattatattattattatgaacaaCATATCATGTTTTTATTGATATGAGCATCAGGTTATTGCAGTAAGTTAATGTAAGGGGTGATATTTATCCACACATCTCTTCCACAAAGTGCATTCACTAACAACTGATGCTCCAGACCATTGTGAGGGATAGCAAACTGATAACCATCAGGACATGCTGGTTCTGCGTATACTCCTGTACCAGTACTAGTGACCCAGTCCTGAGGGTTTTTCATTGCTTGACAAGCAAAAAAGTGATTTTCCTGACATTTGCTTACATACCATCTTTGTGTCTGTCCACTTAGAAGCACGCATGACTCATTTGTAAGTTGCTCAGAAGGCTCGCCTTTTGCCCAGGTAAACACAGCAGTGGCTAGCAAAACCGGATTAACTTGATCCGCTGCTGGATATGTCACTCCACACTTCATAAACTGGAAGAAGTCATGAATAACGCCTGTTTTTTTTGGACCATCCCAAAAGAACAGGTATTCTGTACTGTCACAGTAAACTCTGGATGGCTTGTCTGGGTTTATAGCAGAACAGTTCTCGGCCTTCATGAATTCATTCCTTGTGATCTCATGCCAGTACATGTCAAAAATGTAATCACTGCCATGCTGATCCCCAGATCCTGCGATGACAACAGTCTTGTTAATTTTCCGCAGTTCTTTGGCTGTTGGCCACCTCCCTGGAAAATACTTCTTGGAGTCAGTTGGAGTTAGCACTCTATCACCAAGATGTTGAGCAATGGGACCATTAATTAAGAGGTCATGGCCAAATGTGTGAGTTGGACCATCTTCAAAATATAAGCGAATGATCTCATGAGTATTTTCTGGTTTGTGGACCCACTCACCAATTTCTCTGATACCATCTTCATATTCTCGATCCCAGGGGGCACATCCCTCGTAAGGCACACTGTGATCGTGGCTCATCAACATTTTTCCAAAACACCACCAGGGATCGATCTCAAGGCCCCGCACTCCCATGTTAAGTAGATCAGTGAAACTGAATTCTTGATTGGCCAGATCCAGACAGATGTGCTCGTATGGTGGTGGCCAGGGACAGTCGTCCAATATACCATAACCATCAGCACGGTCATTGAAAGCATTATGAGCAGAGACCATTTGAATCTGGTCAAAAGGCTTGTCGACTTGGACCTCTCTTTGTGTTTTCAGGGCGAATGCCAACCAAGGCGAAATTTTAGCGGTACCCTTGTCGCATCGTCCCAGCTTTTCACATTTACAACTGGCAAGAGCGCTTAGCTCGTCACAGTTGTTTTCAGCAGTCCCTGAGACACTCTCGAATTCATCGAACTTGAACTCGCTCGAGTCGAGCTTCCTCTTTTCGAACGTTCGAGAGGGGATCTCGGCCTTAAAGGAGACTTCATTGAGAGATTTCTCATCTTCTGATACCACAACATGAAACCAGAAGATAGTATTGTTGACATCATTACGTAGTACTTTCAAATTGCTTAAGTGTCGGAGCCGATAGGTCTTCTGATACTTTCCCTCGTAGTCCTCCATGGCAAGTTCTGCTGCTTTCGCCAAAGTGTACAATACCCACGGCTGATCGACGTACTTCCGTAAAGGACTCGACACTGATGGTCTAGAGAAATATTGTACGTATTCATGAACTTCGGCTTCTAGCGAATCAACCAGTTGTTCCCGAACTTTGTTACGGATAGTCGATGCATACGAGTTATTGCTTGAAAGAAAAACGGTAACGAAATGAAGAAATAGTGTTAGAAACGAAGAGCATTTGGCTGCCTTAAATGCCTCCATGttactacttttttttttttttcactttgagAAATCTCGTGACTACAACGTGTATCCTGCTGCGCCCCAAACGTCACGCAACAGCAACATACTTTCGAAGCCAAGATTACCAGAGCTTCGCGAAACGCAAAAGAAGCTTTCGCGGCTCACTCTCCCCTcgcaatgttgttttaacgcgagtttctgagcccatttgccaaaacaacactgtgggagggcaaggtattgtaaagtgttACAGCAATTTTGTCCGAGACTGCAGCTTTGCTGTTTGTGCCGATTCTTTCGGTCACGCTAGCGTTCGTTACGTAATAGTCGTGTCAGATCATATTTTATGTAAATGTATTTTTAATGATGGTTACTTGCGCAACACGTAACCGAAGAACAAAGGGGTAAAACTTTCAGAATGTGTTATGCGAGAATCGCTTTTTATCAAATCTGTCATGTGTTTGGGGTGAACTCTTTGTTCCAACTTGAAAATATCTTCCCACTTTGTCGAAAAACTTTCCGATTTGTATCAGTCGGTTTGTGCTGCTCTATCACGTATGAAATTCAAATAGTGATTACAAAtaaggggaaaaaaagaaatcttaaGAAAGAATGGAAAGAAGGTATCGTAACTTTGtacaataaatagaggatattacacgcaGGTATTGGGAATGCAAAATACATAAATGGGCCTATGGCCCCTGACTTTCAAACGTTGTGGGCTATATTCTTGTAAGTATGGGCCATTGAAGTCATGGGGTGGGCCGAATGATGGGCAATACAGAAACAATAAGTGCAAGTCATGGtagcaataaaatatttttactgTGGTTTGAGTACCTActtacatttcatttcattttgatATGTAACCCTGGCAACCCTGGCTACTGTACCTGTCATAGTCCCACTCTTAAGAGACAATGTTGCAGCTGCCTCGTCCCCAGTCACTCGCTCGCGATGATTTTGGGGATATTTGAGTTAATTATTAAGAAAAGCGGGGACGAAAGGAGTGACACTCCCTTCGCCCCCGCTTTCCCCAAAATAATCGATCGCGTGTGACTGGGGGCGAGGCAGCTTTTCCGACTTGGGAAAGCCTGTGGAGGAGGCAGTTGTTGCTGTGTTAAAAACGCCTGCTGGAACTTCCTGTCTTCGTTTATCCTTGCAGTTGCAGGCCTTGAAAGTGGGGAGGGAGTGCTCGTTTCTTCGTATTTATCAGTCGAATCGGTGTTATCATTTTTGGGATTCATCTTAGCGGACTCGGcgttaaaaaaacttgaacgtTTTCTTTGCCCTTGATCATCTAATTTTGGAACTTTGTTCGGAGGCATTATAATGAAAATGCAAATGAATTCTTATTCATTCCGGTGAAAACGACGAAAACAGAAATGAAGCACATGTTTCCTTGTTTCCAAGCTGAAAGCGAGGAGAGGTTTGGGgacaaaaataaatgaacaCGAAAGATCGCCAATCGAAGAAACAGACAGCGGTCGAtatttcatgtttttatttgacgtattacaaaatttaaaatacacAGACACTCTAAATTTATGCGCCCTTTGCGCATGGCTCAAGGCCTTTTCATGGTGGCGAGAAGAAAATTTTATGTTCGTATGGCAAGAACAATACATCtccagagatgccaacctatggagatctaaaatctggagattttttccatccggtctcccaacccctcccccctcgatcaacctacccactccccccccccccctctccccccccccccttaaacGCACTCACCCATCCcacagcagctccttcagaatacaagaatattctgccatcattgtgaatttgcgggaaaacagggtacttatgtcaagaatttttattggtgaatcggagatccaatcaaacaatcggttatatggctatgatagctaaagtcattttgtttaattCTATTAACGTGTgcttgaaactcagagatgaagaaatgcattaagaaacaatgaaacgagtttgaaaaaatcgatcttttttaaacttggggatgcaatttgagtctagcatggagaaacgtctgtgaaaggttcagagtcgtttttatccgggagattaaatgacccgtacgggagaccgggagattcgttccgtatccgggagactcccagataatccgggagagttggcatgtaTGCATCTCATGAGTCAGTGaacgcagcgaacgagtgagatgtTGCCAcgaaaacataaaattcatatcttcgagctaacatgtaattttctttttattttatagacaggagtgttttacccACCTTTTTTTCTTCCTAATACCGATCACAAACTTTAtcgcaaattcttgcagcttggcggcaggaatttcttcaatttcgtatttcttcttcacttgtgaggaactccttgaataattttaagttgtatgaagttttattcttggtgttagcattttcttgtttctcagagaAGGATTTTACGTAAGCCTCACGGAACTTCACGAATCTATTGCTCGCCATTTTTCACTGACTGTTTGCAcaaacaaccattcaaatgcGGGAATTGACGTAATCaatatcctcactagtgaggatgatatagaaaatacaccactcgggtcccggatgaagttccgtatgaattttatgagtggtgtattttccagtaGAACACTCCTGTCTATATCATAATAAATATCAGGTCACTGTATGACGGAACCAACAGTGTTGTTGTCTACATTTCATCGCAATTTGTAGAAAAATGTTGTTAAAATTACTTAAAGCTTTACAAATCGGATCTATTTTGTCCAATATTGTATGGAAGGTGTCAACATCACGAAATAGTGGTCACTCTTATTAGAGAGTCATCTTTTAACACatttattgcttgaaaacaCTGGTCTGTCACCCAGTCACACGCGTCACTGACGGATGTCCAGACTTGCTATACCCGGAGAGAACATTTTTGCACATCGTGTCCACAAGGTTAGAGAAACACGCTCTTGAACATGGCATTACTCGCAAATCATATAAAGAGTTCTGCAACAAAAAAGGACCATTAATGTTTTTTCTCAGCTGGAGTCACAAGACTGTGGACTTTTTATACCTCGCTGAAATACCATGCAACAATAATGAAAGACTGAAACTTTTAGGTAGAACTTTTAAACTGTATAATGCACTTGAAGTTTGTTAAAATGACACGTTCGACGTTTCACTGACGGTTTACAAAAGGTTTTTATGTGATTTAAGATGGTTTGCAACGGTTTTCAACGGTAAATCACGATTTACAAATTCACTGTCTCTTACTTCCACGACGAAGTCGTGAAAAACCGATAAAAACTGTCGGTAATCTGTTGTAAATCGTGCTTATCCTTATGTTTGTCAACATAAATCGTGTTCGATTTCCAAGAatgaaaaaaacagaacaaaaacaatctgtCTAGATAAAATATCGCTAACAATGATCTGTAAAGGGACGCATACACTTCTTTAAAATAACGCTAAGGTAACAGTTACTCCATGGTTTGCCTAGAGGTCTAGCATGCAATATATTGGGCAGGTTCGAGTCTCGCTGGCAGACAAACTAACTTTTTACCAGCCGATGTATTTTCTATATATGTTTTGTAGCGTTCCGCGTTTAAGCTTATTAAAATAATTACGATGTAGTCAGGCATAagcttgttctttttttttcgtcttcCACGCAGCAGAACTCTCTCGTAGTTATCAATGCATCCTGCACTTCATACAGGCTTACGataattgaattttttattcattttatattAATCAAATAAGCACAATTCTTCTGTTTTGTGTGAGTTCACTGATAAATGACCAGGTTTGCTTTGAAAGCATTGAGCTTTGAAGCGTTTGAGCACAGATTTATTGTCATGATTGCTATACATGACGCTGTGAGTAATGGCAGTCGAAGATctcagacaatcttggacagaattgaaaaaaagaaaaaaaaagaaaaaaaagaaaagaaaaaatcaaggatgaagccgcgCGAAAGCcgaaacgcgccattttcccatccttgatttggaagggaggggggtgggggaggtacaaatttcccatctattttgtccaagattgtagaagTGGCCGTTTTAGGAGGAAAAGGGTTAATAGCTCGGAAAAACGAATGCGAGCAAGATGTAAAGGGCCTTTTTCAACATCATCATACGCAGTTTACCTgagatatttttcttttgcaatttATTTCCGTTTCAATCAAGGAAATGTACTACTAAACTTGTGCATTGGCCTCGCTTTGAAAATGAGGCTGAAGTGACTCGGGAACTTGGTTTCGTTGGAGATGCACCGTGAGTCTGTCGGCAATTAATTTGCATAGAACCAGGAGGTTATCAAGGGGAGGTCAATCCTTTCCAGagttgatttatttttagaacgcctCTCACGCCCACTGTTttaaaaaccaatcaaaacaaagctatctcagcgtcaagggaaagggaaagaaaggattgactcaaggaattagtggagataaaGGGGGAATTAATCTGCTAAAATGTCATTTTCCTCTTTACTCGCTTCAGACTTAAAAGATGATGATGAGTGGGAAGATTGCAGCAGTGGAGACTCGGTGGATGATGAAGTTGAGGAAGAAGCTCTTCTTGATGTCAACATGGTGAGGCGGCTTCTAGTCGGCGGCTAAGGCGACCCCACATTTTCACCCCCTGCTATTTTACGTTAATTTTAAGTCGGTGTAATGGTTAGTGCCCCGGACTCCCGCCCTTAGGGTCGCTGGTTCGAGACCTACCTCAGTCACCGTATTGTTGCGTCACACAACTGTCTTTCTTCACCCAT
The Montipora capricornis isolate CH-2021 chromosome 10, ASM3666992v2, whole genome shotgun sequence genome window above contains:
- the LOC138020110 gene encoding uncharacterized protein MT2135-like; the encoded protein is MEAFKAAKCSSFLTLFLHFVTVFLSSNNSYASTIRNKVREQLVDSLEAEVHEYVQYFSRPSVSSPLRKYVDQPWVLYTLAKAAELAMEDYEGKYQKTYRLRHLSNLKVLRNDVNNTIFWFHVVVSEDEKSLNEVSFKAEIPSRTFEKRKLDSSEFKFDEFESVSGTAENNCDELSALASCKCEKLGRCDKGTAKISPWLAFALKTQREVQVDKPFDQIQMVSAHNAFNDRADGYGILDDCPWPPPYEHICLDLANQEFSFTDLLNMGVRGLEIDPWWCFGKMLMSHDHSVPYEGCAPWDREYEDGIREIGEWVHKPENTHEIIRLYFEDGPTHTFGHDLLINGPIAQHLGDRVLTPTDSKKYFPGRWPTAKELRKINKTVVIAGSGDQHGSDYIFDMYWHEITRNEFMKAENCSAINPDKPSRVYCDSTEYLFFWDGPKKTGVIHDFFQFMKCGVTYPAADQVNPVLLATAVFTWAKGEPSEQLTNESCVLLSGQTQRWYVSKCQENHFFACQAMKNPQDWVTSTGTGVYAEPACPDGYQFAIPHNGLEHQLLVNALCGRDVWINITPYINLLQ